One Actinomadura viridis genomic region harbors:
- a CDS encoding carbohydrate ABC transporter permease → MLLALTAIVTITPFAAMVLVAFAPPSGRTFPDAFIPSNVTWENFQNVLSGSDIGRWTLNSLVYSLSSVVLILLFASMAGYAFAKKRFPGREMMFWAFLATLMVPFQATLIPTYILVSKLGWVDGYWGLVVPTLANSQAVFLMRQFISQLPDELFEAAEMDGASEWRIYTTIVLPLVRPALATLGVFVFLWHWNDFLWPLVVGQSGEMQTLTVGLATLQAENVPINQIMAGATITVLPSLLVFGLLQRYLTDSIATTGIKG, encoded by the coding sequence GTGCTGCTGGCGCTCACGGCGATCGTGACGATCACGCCGTTCGCCGCGATGGTCCTGGTCGCGTTCGCCCCGCCGAGCGGGCGGACGTTCCCGGACGCGTTCATCCCGTCCAACGTGACCTGGGAGAACTTCCAGAACGTGCTGTCGGGCTCCGACATCGGCCGGTGGACGCTCAATTCCCTCGTCTACTCGCTCAGCTCGGTGGTGCTGATCCTGCTGTTCGCGTCGATGGCGGGCTACGCGTTCGCCAAGAAGCGCTTCCCGGGCCGCGAGATGATGTTCTGGGCGTTCCTGGCCACGCTCATGGTGCCGTTCCAGGCCACGCTCATCCCCACCTACATCCTGGTGTCCAAGCTCGGCTGGGTGGACGGCTACTGGGGACTGGTCGTCCCGACGCTCGCCAACTCCCAGGCCGTGTTCCTCATGCGCCAGTTCATCTCCCAGCTCCCCGACGAGCTGTTCGAGGCCGCCGAGATGGACGGCGCCTCCGAATGGCGGATCTACACCACGATCGTGCTGCCGCTGGTGCGCCCCGCCCTCGCCACCCTCGGGGTCTTCGTCTTCCTCTGGCACTGGAACGACTTCCTGTGGCCCCTGGTCGTCGGGCAGTCCGGCGAGATGCAGACGCTGACCGTGGGGCTGGCCACCCTCCAGGCCGAGAACGTGCCGATCAACCAGATCATGGCGGGCGCGACCATCACCGTCCTGCCGAGCCTGCTCGTCTTCGGCCTGCTCCAGCGCTACCTGACCGACAGCATCGCGACGACCGGCATCAAGGGCTGA